The proteins below come from a single Iocasia fonsfrigidae genomic window:
- a CDS encoding nucleotidyltransferase domain-containing protein, with the protein MKISFQNIDGQVIYRIFDFDPKYEKVLQMCFYQKDGNGYIKKYPNDAKYIEKMRERYSKYAQEMFNQLGYFTNVPWESGLKKFCSMAKDSNINWWLTGSCASCIRGVELNPHDIDIMIDSDYVEDITELFQDYLIEPIIDTNGWLTKEFGVIFMDVRIDIASDPAAVLDDPEPVDCGPYALNHLETVEWEGFQIKVPPLELQLAVNIKRGRMDRARKIEEFLYSS; encoded by the coding sequence TTTTCAAAATATTGATGGTCAGGTTATTTACCGTATTTTCGATTTTGATCCTAAGTATGAGAAAGTACTGCAGATGTGTTTTTATCAGAAAGATGGGAATGGATATATAAAGAAGTATCCCAATGATGCTAAATATATAGAAAAGATGAGAGAAAGATATTCTAAATACGCACAAGAAATGTTTAATCAATTAGGGTATTTTACTAATGTTCCCTGGGAATCAGGCTTAAAGAAATTTTGTTCCATGGCTAAAGACAGCAATATTAATTGGTGGCTGACAGGAAGTTGCGCTAGCTGTATTCGTGGTGTTGAATTGAATCCTCATGATATAGACATTATGATTGACTCAGATTATGTAGAAGATATTACAGAATTGTTTCAAGACTATTTAATCGAGCCGATTATTGATACTAATGGATGGCTGACAAAGGAATTTGGTGTCATATTTATGGATGTAAGAATCGATATTGCTTCTGATCCAGCAGCTGTTCTTGATGACCCAGAACCTGTTGATTGTGGACCTTATGCTTTAAATCATCTGGAAACAGTAGAATGGGAAGGTTTTCAAATAAAGGTACCACCTCTTGAATTACAGTTAGCTGTTAATATTAAAAGAGGTAGAATGGATAGAGCAAGAAAGATTGAAGAGTTCTTGTATAGCAGTTAA